Proteins from a single region of Trichoderma asperellum chromosome 3, complete sequence:
- a CDS encoding uncharacterized protein (EggNog:ENOG41~TransMembrane:1 (o20-37i)) has translation MVTSNPHLFDSLACFVFPPIFVYFVHINTLGMVAVPAHQLRLKFQSSGVLRSIHVGKRLYHGHHQKPTRLRHRPCANLATRLPAQTSIFIRPFVTSSSYRQTTSIGIEWYDLSPERKIQWLLDSGDTEWGWVIYRCTYKPELQGAWESFKNLVEYRTRKTIADSDAPDIAEKLDWAWVEDHELEGASLSELKRRFRAWVRADTQDSPCDIGATPYENISRYTYFIQVDEESLVSCLREAGVDLHGGHVNIVRGWAGSLPEEEMGESSEGLVTEDWMKIQASMVEPIFYAELYDDTWYTIYSPPPHVCVW, from the coding sequence ATGGTCACCTCCAATCCCCACCTCTTCGACTCTCTCGCGTGCTTCGTCTTTCCGCCAATATTCGTATATTTTGTCCACATTAACACACTCGGCATGGTTGCTGTACCAGCACATCAGCTACGGCTAAAGTTTCAATCGTCGGGGGTACTAAGAAGCATACATGTAGGCAAAAGGCTCTATCATGGCCATCATCAGAAGCCTACGCGTCTCAGGCATCGCCCCTGCGCGAACCTCGCAACCCGCTTGCCAGCTCAAACCAGCATATTCATTCGGCCCTTCGTAACAAGCAGCTCATATAGACAGACAACATCAATTGGCATAGAATGGTATGACCTCTCTCCCGAGCGCAAAATCCAGTGGCTACTGGACTCTGGAGACACCGAATGGGGCTGGGTCATCTACCGATGCACCTACAAGCCGGAGCTCCAGGGTGCTTGGGAGAGTTTCAAGAACCTCGTCGAATACAGGACACGAAAGACCATCGCAGATTCAGACGCCCCCGATATTGCCGAGAAGCTCGACTGGGCCTGGGTCGAGGATCATGAGCTCGAGGGTGCATCGCTGAGTGAGCTGAAGCGTAGATTTAGGGCATGGGTGCGCGCCGACACGCAAGACTCACCTTGTGATATAGGTGCTACACCCTATGAAAACATTTCAAGGTACACATACTTTATTCAGGTCGATGAGGAAAGTCTGGTTAGCTGTCTTCGTGAAGCTGGTGTGGATCTCCATGGAGGACATGTTAATATTGTTCGAGGCTGGGCGGGCTCGCTCCCTGAGGAGGAGATGGGTGAGTCAAGTGAAGGCCTCGTCACCGAGGACTGGATGAAGATTCAGGCAAGCATGGTGGAGCCTATTTTTTACGCTGAATTGTATGATGACACTTGGTATACAATTtattcgccgccgccgcacgTATGTGTTTGGTAG